Genomic window (Mycolicibacterium smegmatis):
GGCCGCCGAACTCGACGCCCACCGGGGTGCGCCGGTGCGGTTCGCCGCCACACGCGCCGATGACCTGTTCATGCTGATCTTCACCTCGGGCACCAGCGGTGAACCCAAGGCCGTACGGGTCACACACGACAAGGTCGCGTTTCCCGGCCGGATGCTGGCCGAGCGGTTCGGACTCGCCCCTTCCGACACCGCATACCTGTCGATGCCGCTTTTCCATTCGAACGCGATCATGGCCGGGTGGTCCGTCGCGGTCGCCGCGGGTGCGTCGATCGCGCTGCGCCGCAAGTTCTCCGCGTCGGGGTTCATCGAGGACGTACGCCGCTACGGCGCCACGTACGCCAACTACGTCGGCAAGCCGCTGTCCTACATCCTGGCCACCGACCCGCGCCCCGACGATGCCGACAACCCGTTGAAGATCCTGTACGGCAATGAAGGTGCGGCCCGCGACCTGCAGCGGTTCGCCGAACGGTTCGGCGTCCATGTCGTCGACGGTTTCGGGTCCACCGAGGGCGGTGTCGCCGTCGCCCGCACCCCCGACACCCCGGACGGCGCCCTGGGTCCGCTGACCGATCAGGTTGCGATCATCGACGTCGACACCGGCGAACCGTGCCCGCCGGGCCGCGTCGGGGAACTCGTGAATCCCACCGGTCCGGGATGGTTCCGCGGTTACTACAACGATCCGCAGGCCGAAGCCGAGCGCATGGCCGGCGGTGTCTACCACACCGGTGACCTCGCCTATCGCGACGAGAACGGCTACGTGTACTTCGCAGGCCGCCTCGGTGACTGGATGCGCGTCGACGGCGAGAACCTCGGCACCGCGCCCATCGAGCGGATCCTGCTGCGCCATCCCGGGATCGTCGAGGTGGCGGTGTACCCCATCCCGGATCCCGCGGTGGGCGATCAGGTGATGGCCGCCGTCGTACCGGCCCCGGGATCCGTGCTGGACCCCGGGCAGTTGGGCGAGTTCCTCGCCGCCCAGGACGATCTCGGCCCCAAGCAGTGGCCGTCCTACGTGCGGGTGAGCACCGAGCTGCCCCGTACCGAGACCTTCAAGGTGCTCAAGCGGCAACTGTCCGCCGAAGGTATCGACTGCACCGATCCGGTGTGGCCCATCGTGCGCGGAGCGCGCACGAACACGACTGCGTGAGTGAGGAATCCGTGCGAATTGCAGTGACCGGTGGCACCGGCTACGTGGGTGCCCACACCGTCCGCGGCCTCTTGACGGCCGGCCACGAGGTGCGGCTTCTCGTCGCACCCGGGTGCGAAGGCGAGCCGGTGATCGACAAGCTGGCCGAGGCCGGTGAGGTCGAGACCCTCGTGGGCGACATCCGCGATTCCGGCACCGTCGACCGGCTGATCAAGGGCTGCGATTCGGTGATCCATGCCGCGGGTGTGGTGGGCACCGACAAGAGCCGCACGCAGCTCATGTGGGAGATCAACGCGCACGCCACCGAGGCCGTGCTGATCCGCGCGGCCGAGGCCGGGCTGGACCCCATCGTGTCGGTGAGCAGCTACAGTTCGCTGTTCCCGCCGCCCGACGGCGTCATCTCGGCCGACACGCCGCCGGTGGCCGGGCGCAGCCCGTACGCGCAGACCAAGGCGTACGCGGACCGCGCCGCCCGGCGCCTGCAGGACACCGGCGCCCCCGTCGTGGTGACCTACCCGTCGAGCGTGGTGGGGCCGGCATGGTTCACCGCGCCCGGCGTGACCGAACGCGGCTGGGGACCGATCGTGAAGGCACGGGTCGCACCGAGACTGCGCGGCGGGATGCAGATGATCGACGTGCGCGACGTCGCCGACGTGCACGTCGCGTTGATGAAGCCGGGACGTGGCCCGCACCGCTACGTGTGCGGCGGTGTCCTGGTGTCGTTCAACGAGTGGATCGACGTCCTCGAACAGGGCGTCGGCCGGCCGATCCGGCGGGTTCCGTTGTCACCTGCGATGTTCCGCGGTATCGGCTGGATCTCTGATGTGCTCGGCAGCGTGCTGCCGCTCGGTGACGGCATCAGTTACGAGGCCGCGATGCTGCTCACCGCGGCGACGCCCACCGACGACGCCAAGACGCTCGCCGATCTCGGGATCCCGGCGTGGCGTTCGCCCCAGGCCGCGGTGCTGGAGTCCTTCGGCCGCTGATACGGGGTAGCGTTCGATTCGTGAGCTATCGCGAGCAGGCTCCCCCGCCGCCGCTGCGCGATCTGGTCGTGTGCAGTTGGGAACGCAGCGGACCGGCCACACCTGCACGCGTGCTGCCGGACGGCTGCATGGATCTGATCCGTCTGGACGGGCGAGTGGTGGTCGCGGGCCCCGACACCACGGCATACCTGGCCGCCGCCAGCCCAGACCCCGTGCGCGGGTTGCGTTTCCGGCCCGGTGCGCTCCCCCGCGTGCTCGGCGTCCCGGCCGCCGAACTACGCGACACGCGCGTGGACCTCCACGACCTGCGGACCGTGCCCTCGTGTGACTCACTCGAAACGCTGGCCCTGACCCTCGCTTCGGACCTGGCCCCGCCGCGCAGCGAGACCGCGCCGTGGTCGCTGGCCGCGCTGCGGCACGTCACGCGCCGCTTCGCCGACGGCGCCGCTGTCGACGACGTCGCGGACGACCTCGGTTGGTCGGACCGCACCCTGCACCGCCACTGCACCAGCGTCTACGGCTACGGGCCCGCGATGTTGCGTCGTGTCCTGCGGTTCCGTCGCGCGGTGCGACTGCTCGGCAGCGGTACGGGATTGTCCGACGTGGCCGCGCAGTCCGGTTACGCCGACCAGCCCCATCTGCACCGTGAGGTGCGCGCGCTCGCGCGTGTCGGGGTGCGAGAGTTGCTCGGTCAGGTGTCCAGCGCCGCGAACAGGTCCACCGACGTGCCGTCGGGATCCTCGACGGTCGCGTAGCGCTGCCCCCACGGCGCGTCGAACGGCTTGAGGGTGCCGGGGTGACCGGCCCCGGTGACGCGTTCGTACAGCGCGTCGACGTCGCCCGGCGCGGCGAGCCCGAACGCGATCGCGACGCGGCCAGCAGACGAGGGCCTGGTCCAGCCCGGGTGCATACCGGCGATCACCTCCTCGGTGTCGAAGGCCAGCTTGTTGCCGCCGGGCAGCGCCACCTCGACGTGCGGACCGTCGGGCTCGGGCACGTCCAGGCCGAGCAGCCGGTAGAAGTCGAGGCTTCGGTCGAGATCTGTCGCGACGATCTCGATGACCGCCGATATCGGTTGAAGTGCCATATCCGCAGGTTAGACATCCCAGGTGCGTAAGTTGTCAAGCGGCGGCAGGTGTGCGGTGTGCCCAGGCTTTGTGTTCGTCGTAGCGGGTCCGGTGGCGTAGGCAACCGTGCAGGATGCCGACGAGGCGGTTGCCCAGAGCCCGCAGTGCTTGGTGATGGAGGTCGCCTTCAGCGCGGCGATGGTCGTAGAACTGTCGAGCTCCGGGACTTCGGGTTAGCGCGCAGAAGGCCCACTGGTCGATCGCGTCGTAGAGCCGACGGTTGCGGATGTGGCGGGCCAGTACGGCGCGCTTCCTGCCGGACGCAATGGTCAATGGCGAGGTTCCGGCGTAGTTTTTGCGACACTTGGCGTTGGTGTATCGGTTCGGGTCGTCCCCGAACTCACCGAGCACCCGGGCGCCGAGGATGACACCAAGTCCTGGCAGGGAGCGGTAGATGTCGGCGTCCGGGTGCATCTCAAAATGCGCGGCCAGTTCGTTCTCCAGGTCGTCGATCTGACGACTCAACTCGACGACGAGCCCGACGGTGGCCCGCGTTGTCGCTGCGAACGCCGCGGTGACCGCAGCCGGTGCTGCGAGTTGTTCGGATCGTAGTGCGGCCTGGATCTCCTGGGCTCGGATGTCGATGTTGCGTTGGCGCCCAGCAGCTTTGAGTGCGGAGCGGATCTTGGCCAGGCTCAGGCTGGATGCTTGTCGGGGGTCGGGTGCATGTCCGAGGATCGCCAACGCGTCGCGGTCGGACAGATCGTCGAAGGCCTCCAGCGCCGCGGGGTAGTACTCGCGTAGTGCCGAGCGCAGTGCGTTGGTGTGCCGGTTGCGGGTCCAGATCAGATTCTGATGCGCCCGCGCGAGGACCTTGACCGCTTCGGCGTCGGGTGTGTCGCCGGCGATCAGACGGTGGTTGTGTCGGTCGGTGCGCACTAGATCGGCCAACAGCTTGGCGTCGGCGGCATCGGACTTGGCTCCCGACACCGCGTGGCGGTCGCGATAGCGGGCCACAGCCAGCGGATTGACCGCGTACACCTGATAACCGGCGCCGGTCAGTGCCTCCACCCACAGTCCGCGGTCGGTTTCGATTCCGACGGCGACCTGAGCGGGGTCATCGGCGTGGGCCGCGATGAGATCGTGCAGTAGTCGAATTCCGGCCAGCCCCTCGGGCAGCCGCCGTGAGGCCAGCCTGTCGCCGGCCTCGTTCATCAGGTACAGGTCGTGGTGGTCTTCTGCCCAGTCGTCTCCGACGAAGAGCATCGCATCGCCTCCTTGGCTCGATGTGGATGAAACCGTTCGAGCCGAAGGACATCTGGCGGCGACCTAATGGATCAGTGCTCGAACCGGCACGACATCCCATGAGCGCTGTAGATGACCTCACCAACCGGCCGGGGCACGATCTAACCCTAGAAATCGACCATCGTTCCAGGCGGCAGGAGTGCTCACCGGCCAGCGGCTCGGTGATCAGCGTCCCCGCGCTGGACGGTTATCCGTTCGAGGCACGCCGATCAACACCCATTAGGCGGGGCGTGGCGCGGTGTCGTGAACAAATCGGACAGCTCAGGGTTCCTGCTACCCGCGTTCCCCGGTATGTTGGCCCTGATCGCTGGTTACTCGTCAGTAGGGAGGGTCAGACATGCCCGCTCCGTCCGCCGCCGACTTCGCTCGCCTGCGCAGCCTCGTCGCCATCGAAGACCTCGACGCACGCCAGTCGCGCCCGATCGAGGAGGTGTTCACGGGCCGTGAACTGACCACGATCCCCGTCGGCACGGCCGAGGACGTCGCCGCCGCGTTCGCCAAGGCGCGCGCCGCGCAGCGGGGCTGGGCGCACCGGCCCGTGGCCGAACGCGCCGCGATCATGGAACGCTTCCGCGACCTCGTCGCCAAGAACCGCGACTTCCTCATGGACGTGGCACAGGCCGAGACCGGAAAGGCCCGCTCGGCGGCGCAGGAAGAGATCGTCGACATGATGCTCAACGCGCGCTACTACGCGCGTCAGGCCGTCAAACTCCTTGCGCCCAAACGTGTCCAGGGCCTGCTGCCGGGTGTGGTGAAAACGGTCGTCAACCATCACCCCAAGGGCGTCGTCGGCGTGATCTCGCCGTGGAACTACCCGATGGCGCTGTCGATCTCCGATTCGATCCCCGCGCTGCTCGCAGGCAACGCTGTGGTGGTCAAACCCGACAGCCAGACGCCCTACTGCACGCTGGCCAACGCCGAACTGCTCTACGAGGCCGGTCTGCCACGGGATCTGTTCGCGGTCGTGCCCGGCCCCGGTTCGGTGGTGGGCACCGCGATCGTCGAGAACTGCGACTACCTGATGTTCACGGGTTCCACGGCCACGGGACGCACGCTCGCCGAGCAGTGCGGGCGCAGGCTCATCGGGTTCTCGGCCGAACTCGGCGGCAAGAACCCGATGATCGTGACCAAGGGCGCCAAGCTCGACGTGGCGGCCAAGGCCGCGACGCGGGCGTGCTTCTCCAACGCCGGCCAGTTGTGCATCTCGATCGAACGCATCTACGTCGAACGTGCGGTCGCCGACGAGTTCACCGCCAAGTTCGGCGAACAGGTCCGCAGCATGAGGCTCGCCGCGACCTACGACTTCACCGCCGACATGGGCAGCCTGATCTCCGAGGACCAGATCAAGACCGTCTCGGGTCACGTCGACGACGCGAAAGCCAAGGGCGCCACCGTGATCGCGGGTGGCAACATCCGGCCCGACATCGGCCCGCGGTTCTACGAGCCCACCGTGCTCACCGGCGTCACCGACGAGATGGAGTGCGCACGCAACGAGACGTTCGGCCCCGTGGTCTCGATCTATCCCGTCGAATCCGTCGCCGAGGCCATCGAGAAGGCCAACGACACCGAGTACGGGCTCAACGCCAGCGTGTGGGCCGGCAGCAAGGCCGAGGGTGAGGCCATCGCAGCGCAACTGCAGGCCGGCACCGTCAACGTCGACGAGGGCTACGCCCTGGCGTTCGGCAGCACGGCGGCACCGATGGGCGGCATGAAGGCCTCCGGTGTGGGCCGCCGGCACGGGGCCGACGGCATCCTCAAATACACCGAATCCCAGACCGTCGCCACCGCGCGTGTGCTCAATCTCGATCCGCCGCTGGGCATCTCGGGCACGCTGTGGCAGAAGGCGATGACGCCCATGATCCGGGCCGTCCAGAAACTGCCCGGCCGCTAGAGGTCAGGCGTCGCGGACCGTGTCGAGCCGGTTGGTGGCCTTCTCGAAGCCCTCGACCAGTTCGGCGATGATGTCGGCCACGGGACGGATCTGGTTCATGCGCCCCACGATCTGGCCCACCGGCATGGCCACGGTGTCGGGGTTGTCCGACCCGTTCATGCGCTGGTGTGCCTCGCTGACCAGGATGTTCTGCAGCGGCATGGGCAGCGGCTCGGGCGCGTCGGGCGCATCCCAGGCATCGGTCCACTTGGTCTTGAGCAGGCGCGCAGGCTTGCCGGTGTAGATCTTGCGGCGCACGGTGTCGGCCGTGCCCGCGCGCAGCAGCGCCTCCTGGATCGTCGAGACGCCACTGGGCTTGCGATGCCCGAGGTCGTATTCGGCCGAGGTCAAGAACGCCGATCCCATCCAGACGCCGGACGCGCCGAGGGCGAGCGCCGCCGCGACCTGGCGACCCGTGCCGATGCCGCCCGCGGCCAGCACAGGGGCCTTACCGTCCAGTGCGTCAACAATTTCCGGCCAGAGCACCATGGAGCCGATCTCGCCGGTGTGCCCACCGGCCTCGTGGCCCTGTGCGACGACGATGTCGACGCCGTTCTCGACGTGGCGCAGCGCGTGCTTGGCGCTGCCGGCCAGCGCGGCGACCGGGACACCCGCGGCGTGCGCCTGGTCGATGACGTCCTTGGGCGGTGAGCCCAGCGCGTTGGCGATCAGCTTGATCGGGTGCTTGAGCGCGACCTCGACGTGGCTGCGGGCCACCGAGTGCAGCCAGCCCAGCACGCCCTCGTTGCGCTCGCCGTCCTCGGGCAGCGGCGGAACACCCAGATCGGCAAGGGTTTTCGCGACGAAGTCGCGGTGCCCCTGCGGGATCAGCTTGTTGATGTCGACGGCCGTGCCCTCGGTGGGCACCTTGGCCGGCATCACGACGTCGACGCCGTACGGCTTGCCGTCGGTGTTGGCGTCCATCCACTGCAGGACGTCCTCGAGGTCGTCGGCGTCGTTGAACCGCACGCAGCCCAGCACACCGAGACCGCCGGCCTTGCTCACCGCGGCGGCGACCTTCTCCGACGGGGTGAAGACGAAGATCGGGTACTCGATCCCGAACCGTTCACAGAGTTCAGTTTTCATTCTTCATCCCTCACTTGGCATTCGCGGCGACATGATTGGCGTGCACCTCGTCGGCCGGGCGTTCCTCGGTGACGTCCTTGGCCCACC
Coding sequences:
- a CDS encoding IS110 family transposase; this translates as MLFVGDDWAEDHHDLYLMNEAGDRLASRRLPEGLAGIRLLHDLIAAHADDPAQVAVGIETDRGLWVEALTGAGYQVYAVNPLAVARYRDRHAVSGAKSDAADAKLLADLVRTDRHNHRLIAGDTPDAEAVKVLARAHQNLIWTRNRHTNALRSALREYYPAALEAFDDLSDRDALAILGHAPDPRQASSLSLAKIRSALKAAGRQRNIDIRAQEIQAALRSEQLAAPAAVTAAFAATTRATVGLVVELSRQIDDLENELAAHFEMHPDADIYRSLPGLGVILGARVLGEFGDDPNRYTNAKCRKNYAGTSPLTIASGRKRAVLARHIRNRRLYDAIDQWAFCALTRSPGARQFYDHRRAEGDLHHQALRALGNRLVGILHGCLRHRTRYDEHKAWAHRTPAAA
- a CDS encoding helix-turn-helix domain-containing protein codes for the protein MSYREQAPPPPLRDLVVCSWERSGPATPARVLPDGCMDLIRLDGRVVVAGPDTTAYLAAASPDPVRGLRFRPGALPRVLGVPAAELRDTRVDLHDLRTVPSCDSLETLALTLASDLAPPRSETAPWSLAALRHVTRRFADGAAVDDVADDLGWSDRTLHRHCTSVYGYGPAMLRRVLRFRRAVRLLGSGTGLSDVAAQSGYADQPHLHREVRALARVGVRELLGQVSSAANRSTDVPSGSSTVA
- a CDS encoding NAD-dependent epimerase/dehydratase family protein, whose product is MRIAVTGGTGYVGAHTVRGLLTAGHEVRLLVAPGCEGEPVIDKLAEAGEVETLVGDIRDSGTVDRLIKGCDSVIHAAGVVGTDKSRTQLMWEINAHATEAVLIRAAEAGLDPIVSVSSYSSLFPPPDGVISADTPPVAGRSPYAQTKAYADRAARRLQDTGAPVVVTYPSSVVGPAWFTAPGVTERGWGPIVKARVAPRLRGGMQMIDVRDVADVHVALMKPGRGPHRYVCGGVLVSFNEWIDVLEQGVGRPIRRVPLSPAMFRGIGWISDVLGSVLPLGDGISYEAAMLLTAATPTDDAKTLADLGIPAWRSPQAAVLESFGR
- a CDS encoding VOC family protein, with product MALQPISAVIEIVATDLDRSLDFYRLLGLDVPEPDGPHVEVALPGGNKLAFDTEEVIAGMHPGWTRPSSAGRVAIAFGLAAPGDVDALYERVTGAGHPGTLKPFDAPWGQRYATVEDPDGTSVDLFAALDT
- a CDS encoding NAD(P)H-dependent flavin oxidoreductase is translated as MKTELCERFGIEYPIFVFTPSEKVAAAVSKAGGLGVLGCVRFNDADDLEDVLQWMDANTDGKPYGVDVVMPAKVPTEGTAVDINKLIPQGHRDFVAKTLADLGVPPLPEDGERNEGVLGWLHSVARSHVEVALKHPIKLIANALGSPPKDVIDQAHAAGVPVAALAGSAKHALRHVENGVDIVVAQGHEAGGHTGEIGSMVLWPEIVDALDGKAPVLAAGGIGTGRQVAAALALGASGVWMGSAFLTSAEYDLGHRKPSGVSTIQEALLRAGTADTVRRKIYTGKPARLLKTKWTDAWDAPDAPEPLPMPLQNILVSEAHQRMNGSDNPDTVAMPVGQIVGRMNQIRPVADIIAELVEGFEKATNRLDTVRDA
- a CDS encoding succinic semialdehyde dehydrogenase; the protein is MPAPSAADFARLRSLVAIEDLDARQSRPIEEVFTGRELTTIPVGTAEDVAAAFAKARAAQRGWAHRPVAERAAIMERFRDLVAKNRDFLMDVAQAETGKARSAAQEEIVDMMLNARYYARQAVKLLAPKRVQGLLPGVVKTVVNHHPKGVVGVISPWNYPMALSISDSIPALLAGNAVVVKPDSQTPYCTLANAELLYEAGLPRDLFAVVPGPGSVVGTAIVENCDYLMFTGSTATGRTLAEQCGRRLIGFSAELGGKNPMIVTKGAKLDVAAKAATRACFSNAGQLCISIERIYVERAVADEFTAKFGEQVRSMRLAATYDFTADMGSLISEDQIKTVSGHVDDAKAKGATVIAGGNIRPDIGPRFYEPTVLTGVTDEMECARNETFGPVVSIYPVESVAEAIEKANDTEYGLNASVWAGSKAEGEAIAAQLQAGTVNVDEGYALAFGSTAAPMGGMKASGVGRRHGADGILKYTESQTVATARVLNLDPPLGISGTLWQKAMTPMIRAVQKLPGR
- the fadD17 gene encoding long-chain-fatty-acid--CoA ligase FadD17; the protein is MTETIDPQTVTALLAPLADVTDRGVHEGDSFVSWSEHITAGAQVGAALRARLDPQRPGHVGVLLGNTTFFSSLLVAAGLTGLVPVGLNPTRRGEALRRDIVRADCQVVLTDTPDLVPAGMNEVPVIDVESADWAAELDAHRGAPVRFAATRADDLFMLIFTSGTSGEPKAVRVTHDKVAFPGRMLAERFGLAPSDTAYLSMPLFHSNAIMAGWSVAVAAGASIALRRKFSASGFIEDVRRYGATYANYVGKPLSYILATDPRPDDADNPLKILYGNEGAARDLQRFAERFGVHVVDGFGSTEGGVAVARTPDTPDGALGPLTDQVAIIDVDTGEPCPPGRVGELVNPTGPGWFRGYYNDPQAEAERMAGGVYHTGDLAYRDENGYVYFAGRLGDWMRVDGENLGTAPIERILLRHPGIVEVAVYPIPDPAVGDQVMAAVVPAPGSVLDPGQLGEFLAAQDDLGPKQWPSYVRVSTELPRTETFKVLKRQLSAEGIDCTDPVWPIVRGARTNTTA